The sequence ATCTTGCGcacttttgaattgaaattaccACAAATTTATGTATTTCTAATCCTAACACATTTTTATCAAAGCTTTGAGCTGTGTTTTTATGTCTTGTGATCCAACAGAATAAAAATGACCAAACgtcaaattaatattattcaaaaacattttggaaatgtttttattcactgtcaaaaagtgacaattaatCAGTTCTTAATATTTGagttcgaccaaaaaaaaaacactcctACGATTTGTGTTAAAACATGCGAGGGTCGGAACATGCTACAATGCTCTAAATTTCCTTAAAAGCTCTTTTCATATATTTCGGCAATATTCCATAACGTTGTCTGGAAATTGAAGGTGTTTacacaaaatccccactggcgctactccacctgtAACCATATAATTTAAATCAGCTCTCTCACGCGCATTGCTGCGTATTTCGTAATTCTGATAGCATAATCATAACCAGAATACGAAAAACTGCTTGTCCCTCCCACAGTAGTCACTCACATGAATGAAATTATCAGAATATCACTCGTGAGCTTTCACTTTTTTAGCATGTCTGTTTTCTAACTACACGAGCAgctgttttatttaaattggCCATGGGAGGTTAAGAAAACAAATGAATAGGTGGCCATAAAACGTGATATTTAAGAGCTCCTGAAGCCACAAATTTCCCACGGAGAAAGCGAAGAGTTAGCTGGCAAAGGGGTACATACTTGAGCAGTAGGATGACCAATTAGCATTTCTCGTGCGCTCTCAATCTTGTTCTACTTGCTTAATATCGCTTTTCGGGTTCTTCCTTTTTCTGCGCTGTTGCTCCTTTTTCAcgttttccttcttctttttcttcttcattttttcttaccCGTTGTCTCTTGTTGCTCCTCTTTTTCACATTCACATTGGTCGTTGTTCGTTTCATTTTATATCATCATCCGgttgtttcttgttttcaatCTTGCTTTTTTTCCGGCCTCTCGTCTTCCAAGATGGTTCAAGGATGTGGTAACAAATGCGTCAAGTACTTTTTCTGGCTCATCAACTTTCTGTTCTTTGtaagttttaataaatttgagTATTTTAACGTACAAGCcgaaaatgtgctcaaataaaccaattttgtaattaagattttcaaaaattttttaaatttttttatagttatgggcacaaaaaattgtcctAGTCTCAAAATTGTCCTAGTCTCTTTTGTCCTAGTcgctaaaatttcgaattttgcacaattttggtggaacttatcttttttttgaattacaatCCTTCTTCTTTGCATGTTTTAGTTGTTTATCtcaccatttttttaaatacagtAGACCGAAAGTCGAggtatccaaaaatttccaaaattggcTACTTATCAGCATTGTACCTTAGGCAACGAAATAACGTGAGATAAACGACAAAATATGCAACAAAGAATGATAATTCAaagaaattgttaattttttttttgaaaaaaaagggaaaaaagtataaaaaattggctgaaagtTGGTATTTgccgaaataattttttttggcaaatggcaacttttaatttttattttaaagtaataaaatatttacttCTACTTCTACATTTagtcttattttaaaaatgggtTATCATATCGGAAAAATCAGTTTCGTTGAAACACATTTTGCGTTTATACGTCACCATAACCGTTACTCctgttttaatttatatacTATTTTCATGTTCTTGGGGCAATAATCGTCGGGCTCTCCATATGGATGCTAGTGGACAAGAATTCTCTGAATACGGTGGCAAGTACAGTGAAAGTTGATCTCTCCCAAATTTTGAGTCAAGTGAATATTCAACAGGTGATTCAAccataattttaataataacttGTGAGTCAAAATCTACAGCTCAACTCGTTCCTCTACGTTGCGATCGTAATCGGAGGGGCTCTTCTGGTTCTCGGATTCTTCGGTTGCTGTGGAAGTTGCTGCGAAAGCATCTGTGCTATTTCCATCTACTTCATCTTGGTCCTCATCCTCTTCGTTGTTGAAGTCGTCGCCATCGTTCTCTACTTTGTTAACAAGACTAACGTAATGTGACGCCTTCCAGATGCTCTCATAAATTCCATGTTTCAGCTTCAACAAGGGTTCCAAACTATTTGGCGCGACGAACTGGTTTCAAAGTATAACACTCAACAACAGATTCACCAAGTGCTCGACCAAATCCAATCTAGCGTGagttataatatttttagattttcacaAGATCAGCTTCAATCAAAGTATGCAATTTTAGCTTCAATGCTGTGGAGCTTCTGGATGCAGTGACTACATACCCTACGGAGCATTCCCAACCTCCTGCCAATGTGCAACTATCCAACAAGTAACTTGTAAAGCATTTGAGCTCAGACTCTAACCGTTCCAAATTTAGGCTGGATGCGCTACTGTTATCTGGAACTCATTTGAAAGCAGCCTGATTTACGTCGCCTTCGTTGGAATCATCATCCTTTTTGTCGAGCTGCTTGCGATGATATTCTCTTGTATCATTATTGGGGCCGTCAAAGAGAAACGCTCCCAAGCTTAAATAATTCAATTGGTCTTTGTACTTGTTTATGCTTGGCCGTGTTTCACGTTTTGGTCATGAGCcatgagttttcaattttatcaacaaaaacatttcaaacgaAATTAAGAACACTAGAACTAACTGTAAAATTGCCTGCAaagatttgcaaaaaattagacccaaaatgtgcTCGGATGAGCGAATTTCGCAATAAAACTTCTTAACATTTTCCAAGAAACGTTTTATTTCGGTTTGACACTTTATTAAAAATgcctaattttttctgaaacatccaattttggtcaattttccGTGTCGCAACAGTCTGaagttacatttttaaaacaattatcgtattttttttatttcgctGATGGTGGAACATTTAAAGCATGTATGTATGTGACcaaattctgtaatttttggTCACCATTcagctttaaatgtaccttaatcaacGGAATAACGTTAGGTAAATGACCAAActatgcaataaaaaatgataattgaaaaaagtcaacCGAAATTGGAGGTTTTCTTGGAAccgcagaaaaaatttttgaatcgtTTTATCGAGAAGTTTCATTAAGAAAATCGTTTATTTGAGTACATTTTAGGTCTACATTTtagtattttcagaatatccaGATTCTTTACTCCTTCtttaatttcattgaaaattcagcGTAAAAGAAGTTTTTGCTCAACATTGCTTAACTTTGGGTGATCATATCTTGAGCGTttagttttgataaaaactgcTAATCAAACCGAGATAATATCACTCAAAGTGGAGCAATGAAACAcgtcaccaaaaaaatttttacggtattcaatttaccgaaatataaaaatttaggtGCAATCATTTTCCTACCCcatcatttttttagaatgctCAAATAAtgattaatttaaatttaatttacacGCGAATGTTCATTTTGATAcgtgtttcatttttcggctCAGAAAACAACATTATTAAGCcggaaaatacagaaaaaggTCACGTTTTTATCAATGTAAATGTTCTAAAAAGAGGGATGGAGTAGAAAAAGAAATGCACCTAAATTTGTGATgtagaaaattggttttaataGTAATGCAATATTTCCCATACTTTCTACTTTCTGTGTGTATCTAAAATTCTAGTAGTAAACAGTTGAAGACAAATTTCGCACATCACccttaattagttttttgcaaaCCGTTTTATTTCGCCCTACGAgtaaactgcaaaattttcttactctgataatttttttcaatttttgttctttcaCCCCCTTTTCCTCCCTTAACCTAATccttttttgacaatttgaaattgaatgagtttttgcacaattttttaatatgtaaCAGACGCAACTGATTAAtgtcaagaaattttcaaatcatttttttttctcattcaacatgttcatatatatatatatttttttttcttctcctaTCTCATGAGTTTCATCGCCAAAATAAAGTTAATCCAAATACAATTTTACTTCCCAGAAAGATATATAATTAAATACAGTGATAAATCGTtggttacaaaaaaataataatttattgaattttgcaaTCACTCTCGTCGACGATTTCCTCGTGATTTGACTTTTCTCCATGACGACGCATTTTCAAAGATAGATGTTTTGTTCTCCTGAAAAAATGACACTTTTTCATTGCTTTTAAATTCTCTTTCAAACCGGATAAGACTGGAGCTGCGTGAAATTTTAGGCTCATCCGACAGCTTCCTCTCGACTTGTTCTTTGTCCCTACGCGGTGACTTCATCTGAATAAAAACGTCATCACATGTATGGGAATAGAGAGAAATTATGTTTTGTTACATAGGGATTGATACATACTCTTAAAGAAAGGTTTCTTTTCAAATCGCCAATGTGCAGCGGGACTGCAAGAACGGGGTGAGAAGCCTGCTTATCAAGTTGAGGTTGCTCACGAGCAGATTGTGAGCCGTTTTTTGTAGAAGCTGTGTTTTTCTCATCCTGAAATGCAAACGTATAAGAGTATAGtacttcaaaaaatggtaCATCACATCCGgctaactttctgaaaaaggaATCAAAGTTTGTTGGATTTTActgaaggtggagtagagtccaaaactttttttggttttaaatgaCAGAAATGGAACCGTAGtgactataaaaaattataaaactttgctaattttctaatatattttgttttattttgaacagAAGAAATTGGCTAATTATTTATGAAATCACGCGCAAATTAGTGACGacatttttgtcatttttttgctttccaGCTATAATGATTGGGGTTTCTCTgcttattttattgaatatttgatGTGACACACAGTttcccaattttgaaaacattttttggaaaatgaaagttGTTAACCAGAAAGAAATTCATGTAtcaaaaacacagaaaatgtataaaatgaCGTCACTAATTTGCTGGTGAATTTTATATAATGAGCATAATTTTGCAAACTTgagaaatcattaaaaactgaaaataattttataaattcattattttttattttcggggATTACGGTTTTCTAATATTCACAGCAAAATTGtcaagtaaaaattcaaaatctgctttattcaaaaacttttttagtaGCCGTACCATATAAATGCTTAACCAATTTAccaacaaattcaaaaaaaaaactttttttgatcaaCTCAGAagtatttttatcaatattcaaaaaagcaatttttttacaaataattttttttttcaagaggagattttttatttttgaaacgtcGTAACTTAGCTGAACTAGCATGCATTCCCGcattagaaaaaatcgatatgccactaaaagaaattataattttttttttcacccaGGACTTATCCCCCCAACAAGTAGCATTACAGCattacaatttcaatttaaacttttgaacttttctggGAAATTATACAACTCAGCTGCTTGTACCTCCATCAATGTTTTCCTCGGGTCCCGCCTAGTCGTCGACTTCGCCCGCACCGTTGCCGATCTACGGATCGATGGGCTGCTCCTGGTCTCTTCGTCCTCGGCCACATCATCGAGACGACCACCACCCGCCTGAATAACTCACACTATTCTCATATTCTATCAAGATAGATTGTGTGCGTacgcacacacacactcacTTTGCATCGTGGGAAACCGGATAATTCGAGCAGTGTGCGGAATACGTCGGTAATCCGGATATTGTCTTTGGCCGACACCTCGATATAACGAACGTCGGACGATAAGCGATTTGTGAATGCTTTCGCCGTTTCTTCGTATATCTTTAAATGGGTaccagaaaaaaatctcaaaagaaaattcagaaattttttacctTCTTATTTTCAACATCGCATTTGTTTCCCACAACAACAATCGGCAGCTCATTCAAATCACTACGCCTTGAGCATATTTCTTGCCATATATCcgacatctgaaaatgatatgAAATCTTGTCGCATTAGTAGCTGCTCATCTATCCTTCGCACATGTGTGAAGACTTAGTctatttttgctcaaaactcGCTGCTAATTCGGAAATGTGGGTTACGGTATCGTTAACTTGCCTCCTTGAAGCTTGTGACGTCGTCCACCGAGAAAACTAGAAGAAAGGCCGACGCTGATGCAATCGAAAGACGTCTCATGTCGGGAAAATTGAAGTTGGTATCCAAAATGTCTAGTGGTAATGGGACACCCTGAAACATTAATGTGAATCAACTTTCCATTTGTTCTTTGGAAGTTTAAAGGGAGGGGGGAAGGGTAGAGAGAAAAAGACCGAAAGcgaccgaatttcgtaatgaaacttctcaaaaaacttccaatttttcatggcggccaaatttttctaaaatctgaaactcCGCCAGCTTTTCTTTGtcgctttttgaaattttgataattttatatGCCTACACGATATCAACTACCAGAGTATGCTTTTTATagtttgataatttcaaaaatcatttactatatataaagcgcttattccgtttgtccatagtttgtagtctttgtagtctttgtagtctgtgaagttttggcttctggagggatagtgagttggggttagtgtagggatatagtcggggtactgtagtggtacaatggtggtacggtaggagtactgtatgattacggtagtttcagaaaatatggttttcagctccagaagtcgggggccgcgccggagttgcggtccacggctggtaaaCTATATTCCAGCAaagaaaaattgcgaaatttcagaatttgaaaaaatctgactACGTTTCTtagaatttgttttgaaaatttgacccCTCATTAAAAAcgtttggaaattattttcattatgaaattcggccGTGCTGGGCCAGTTTCACcctatttaagcaaaatatcCACAAATTCTACTTCCCCCAGGCCTTCCACGCGGGTACCAAAATGCCTTCCTTGCGGCGACCTCCGCTCGCCTCGCGCTTTCTGTATAGTGCGTCGAgtaacccgaaaagtgtcggccgcggcaAAAGCTGAAATAAGGCGAGAGGGCGGCGTGAGGCGGGCAGGTTGGAGGCAGGTGTTAGGCCCTGGAAGCTTGCCTGCCTCCTATGGAAGCCCTGACCCAAAGATTTGAATGAAAGAACCAACCTGGATACGAAACTCTCTCGAATGTAAATCCTCAATCGTTTCCTTATACTTGCTTGAAAATTCATTATATAAGTAGCGACGAATAATATTAGTTTTTCCCACTTTCGCAGAACCCAGCACCACCAGACGGTACCGTTCTTCGCACATTTCGTCCTCGGTTTTGGGCTGCAAGCATTTGAACATATTGACAGGGAAGCACACAAtataagatttgaaaatggatAGTTGGAATATTGGGAAGAGAATCGGAGTTTTGGCAATAAATGTTCTTGGCCTTGTTTGCTATTTTAATGGTTCATGTACCTTCTCCATAGCAATTTATGCCTGGTGGCTAGGATATTAAGTCATGAAACGAATTCTCCTTTCCAAATAAAATGAGAGACAATGTAAGATTTTAAGTGCTCGTATAAATACAAGTCGTTTGTAATTTAAAACTctcaaagtttgaaagttaagaggggggggggggggggtagaGAAAGGTTTTGAATGAATACAGAGATCTAACTAGTGTTTGTAGGATCACTTGTTAATTTCATCCACGAGTCCTTCCGTTTAgtccttttttcaaactttcaatttctgtTTACTGCAGTATGGAGGTAGGTTGGTATGGTGTTAAATGTGGAGTAGGgccagtggggaaagtgtTCAAAACTACATCAATAGTGCCAAAATGacatatttataattttgaaagtcggtcaaaaaaaaacatgtactcctaattttgaaagtcggtcaaaaattaaattctgcGAATTTCATACTttacttttgttttaattatacATCAAGAAGTTCCAgtagtcaaaattttttcaaaaaattggcaaattgccaaaaaattgactgggagtaaaaaaaatctctacaaaaaattctacaaaaaaaatttcattttcagacggaacaaaccattttttgcatttctatatcaatttttgtatggaaaaagttttttaaaaagcggCACAGCACTGGTGTAGacctctctttttttcctattttttggtttttctcacgccttatgttttttcttcctGATCTGGTAAACCTACAATTGTTGATGGAAGCGTTGAAGTCATCGCGGTGCACAATAAGGAccagaagaaaagaaaaataccgACGGACAGAATATGAGTTGCAGGTTTGGCTGGTCTGCACAGCCGATTGAACAAGGGTTGCGTCACTTGTTTTGTTGGGAGAAGCCGCGGACGGAAAACGTGACTTCTCctttctcgctttttttttctttctcggAAGATACTAACTGATAGAAAGAGAATATGAAGATGAATATGAGTCTTGAGAGGGAGTATAAGAGAGAAAACACCCCCCCCCCTTCTCTCCGGAATTATATCTTTTTATCCTCGTCTTTCTTCCTTTCTCACTTCTCCTTGGGTCTAGATCAGGAGAAATGAGGAGAGCAGTTACTGGTTGACGGATTAGAGCCTCGTAATCTACATATTACATTGGTATAAGCTCTCTGACATGCAGAGCACACACTCAACATCTTACTTCCAAAAAAGCCTACAGTAAACTAGGCCCCAGAAAATAGTTGATAGTTAAGGAAGGAATTAACAAACGTGAGCAGTAAAAACCAAACATAATGAAACTGAGTGCCAATGGATGAGCAAGGTGCAGAGGCATTGTGTCTTtctatgtgtgtgtgtgtgtgaataACCAACCCAGAAGCACTCTCTGGAAATTGATGCTCCGTGAATAATAGGAAAACtactattcaaatattttccctGAATAATAGAGTTGTACTACGAAAAGAAGTCTTATTGCAGTTCTCgttattttggaaataaaaaaaacaatagccTCACTAAACAGTAAAAATGTTAAGAAAAGTTTGGTTTCAAAATCTGATAATTTGGAAAGTATATGTATAAAAACGGGGAAATGTTAGAATAATTAAAGGAGAGAATTTTAAACGTGAAGAATTCTCAAATGACCAtctaatgaaacttctcaaaaatatttgttaaagaAATTATCGCGATTttagcaaaacatttttaatttccgccACTTTTGCAGCGGTCCGAaagtgactttttttttgaattatcataATTTGTTGCATCAGGAACAGAAGtcaaaattgggaatttttgcaaaaaatttcaaaatttttgataacttttgcCAATAACCAAAATATTTGAGATGAAGCGGctgatttaattttgaatttaaaaaggCAAAAACTGGGCAAAATTGTCgggatttgtttttttttctaatttttcattgatatttgaattgaaaaatcattcgttcaatttttaaatttttaccgtaaaacaatttttctttttttttcatttttttcccaaaaaaaaaacaaaaaaaattaaaaatgcctACACTTCCAAAATTCCGAGTAGCAATCAATTTTATCGAGAAACACACATTTCCAGAACTgactttgattttcagaattctcttAATTCTAAATCAAAAcgagaaacaaaagaaaataattagtttcagattcacaaaaattttcttagtTCCGATTGAAAGATTAGATTCTTGTTagcaaaaatttacaaataaaatcagggacgcaaaatttttaagttataagaaattaaaatttgtgaagCCTAcctaaaaatgctcaaaatttaaaaaataatttttaaaaaattccagctaAATGAGTACCTGCAATTAttaacaaatcaaaaaaaaaagcttaatgAGAAGGGAACTCCTCtgcgcattttttttttggttcgaaGTCGACAAAAACTAGCAATGGATAGATTAGGACTTGATGAGCATTGAAGCAAAAAGAGCACTCTCGCAGCAACAGAGCAAGCAATTCGTCCCCTGTTTGACACcattaacttgaaaattgttagtAGGAATCTAGATGAGATGACTTGATggcattgtttttttaaaggaggGGACATAGTTTGTGGGGTTTTTGCTTAAATATACTAAAACTGGTCCAAAacaaccaaatttcaaaataatacttctctaaaaaaaatgccaaaaatgttttatggtggttcaaattttattgcattttttggtagtttatctcattttatTAAAGACAAAtggttttaataaaaaaacgttcaaaattgaaaagttggtTGAACGTAAAGACTTAAAATCTGATAAAATGAACAGTCATgatgaaatttctcaaaaaatttgcaaaaagtttttatggcAGGTCAACActtccaataaaaaaagagccaagttttgctaaaatctgaaatttcgccaattttaaatttttgtcaattttagcAAGATGAatcagtaaaatattttttaaacgcGATAATTTAGTGGAAACTGTGTTCCATCTGCTCCAAcaataaaaacagaaaacttttttaaaaattgtttttcaatcgaaaaaatgattaaaattttttttgagaattctcTACTTATGAAATTCAGTCGTGTTTGTACCATTTTtagtatattaaaaaaatactcacAAATTTTACTccctctttaaaaaataaaattgaaaaaaaactacagtcaTTTGAATAATTGGAAACGGAATAGCGGAACCAAGAAGAAGTCATTTTGCAATGAAAtgtttaatgcattttttagtGGACCGGGAGACATGAAGTAATCCTGAACTTTTGTCTCTCTGTAGTCGCACCAAACTTTTTTGGGTGAACAAAAATGGAGAGAAGCCGAGTTGCGTTGCAAAAGATGCTCCAGCTTGCTCTAGTTGGGATGATAGAAAtacggaaaattgaaagagaATAGGAAATTACACACATTAAATAATCTGCGGAAGTATACTTATAGAGGCCTTCCTAGAATTATTAACCTCAATATTCGGAGCAGGGCAGCTGAATTTTTCTCTGTCATATTATATCATACTATCCAAAATTCTGGCAGTCTAAATTTAAGACgttgttttttcaattcttcgtCTTTTTATTAAGCTTTTGTGGTGATGCCACGGATGTTGAGAAAATGAAGGGAATGAGAAAAGACATGCGTCAATACATATAGACCACAAATCCGTGGAAGATACAAAATAAAAGCTCCTCGATATCACTAAAAGGTGATTTGATATTTGAAATCCTGGATTACGGAGCTCTGCTCAATgcatattattttctttttttctatatgATAAGTGTGTCACATGAGCTCTCATAAAAATGGatagaaatattaaaactacaaaacaaaaactacaatttcaaaaaatagaatattgaaatttgtttgattttttggaaattaccAAGGGACGAGTAAGAAGACAGAATGGAATTATTGGAATATGCGCATGGTGTCCCGTTTCTGTtcgatctacgtagatctacgagaaATGCGAGAATTTAGATGCAGACtactcaactgattttgcacgtgctgacgtcacattttttgagggaaaaattcccgcatttctgtagatcaaaacgcaatgggacaacctgacaccacttgagtgtgagaaaaaaattcaaaaaaagaattcaaaatttcatatggttttttgaaaatttgaaaaatctcacaaTCAGTATTGCCACTTTTTTAGAAGTCGTCgatccaaaaaaagttatttgaattttatggccgatttatgtttcaaatattaataatCAAATACTGTAGGGATTCGAACATTTGATAgtgctatagttttttttttaattggcaaaaactcaaaaattgcctATTTTAGCCTGGAGCCAAAGATGCCAATTCTCATGACACAAAACCGATTGATGCAAGAAGCCCGTTCAACAAAAATGCCTCACATAAGTAAGATGATGAATTATGCAAGTACAAAAAACCACGAGCAACCTGTCTagttgaaaaagtgaattagCGGAAGAAACaagcaaaaaagaaacaaaaggtTACAGAGCTCAGGAGCTCGAGCTTCTAAGTctgttttcttcttcttcttggtAGCTGTCATTGCTCCAACAAGACGCCGggaatattattatttttctttctcatttcttttttcttttcaagcCGCAAGAATCAAAAGTTAGGAAGCTGGTTGGGAGTAAATAGCGAGGAGTGGATTACCGGATTACatttaattcgattttttcttcggCCCACAAATTAATCGTTGGAAATTGAATTATCGAGATTTTTCTTTCTGTATTACACTGAAAATGATACAACTGTGTGGTGTGCTTCACGTGgtgctaaaatgaccaaatatcatattaaaactttcaaaaaaacattttgaaattatactGCAAAAAAGTgacagtttttgccactcataattttgaaagtcgaccgaaaaaaattgtttttttaataggatttttaaaaattaacttactAGGGAATGGTGTTACCCCTGCAATCGCTTGGAGGACAAAACAAACTTTAAATGACAGATGAGGTCTTTGgctacaaaaatcattttttggaatctgctAAAGTCTGCcccaaagctgaaattttcggcctTAAAAATGAGtgcttttttgctcaaaatgccgTTTTTCGTGTGTAGAAGTGGCTACATGAAAGTTTGGCACTGCAGCCGCCGTTCGAATGGCCGATTGGTGAACTCTCGTGCTCATTAATCTAAAGGTCACGGGTTCGCTCCCCActaggtattaatttttttttttttgaatttttcctctagcatgaaatatgcacaaaaccacggtttcttccgttttttggtaacttcggaatacattttttggttcctgggaatcataaaagtaatttggaaactttttggaagttttcatttttgataaatttttcacttttctcccaCCTGAtgtatgcaaattttttt comes from Caenorhabditis elegans chromosome X and encodes:
- the tsp-6 gene encoding Tetraspanin (Confirmed by transcript evidence), yielding MVQGCGNKCVKYFFWLINFLFFVLGAIIVGLSIWMLVDKNSLNTVASTVKVDLSQILSQVNIQQLNSFLYVAIVIGGALLVLGFFGCCGSCCESICAISIYFILVLILFVVEVVAIVLYFVNKTNLQQGFQTIWRDELVSKYNTQQQIHQVLDQIQSSLQCCGASGCSDYIPYGAFPTSCQCATIQQAGCATVIWNSFESSLIYVAFVGIIILFVELLAMIFSCIIIGAVKEKRSQA
- the ssr-2 gene encoding Sperm-Specific family, class R (Product from WormBase gene class ssr;~Confirmed by transcript evidence), which translates into the protein MTSTLPSTIPKTEDEMCEERYRLVVLGSAKVGKTNIIRRYLYNEFSSKYKETIEDLHSREFRIQGVPLPLDILDTNFNFPDMRRLSIASASAFLLVFSVDDVTSFKEMSDIWQEICSRRSDLNELPIVVVGNKCDVENKKIYEETAKAFTNRLSSDVRYIEVSAKDNIRITDVFRTLLELSGFPRCKAGGGRLDDVAEDEETRSSPSIRRSATVRAKSTTRRDPRKTLMEDEKNTASTKNGSQSAREQPQLDKQASHPVLAVPLHIGDLKRNLSLRMKSPRRDKEQVERKLSDEPKISRSSSLIRRTKHLSLKMRRHGEKSNHEEIVDESDCKIQ